DNA sequence from the Nodosilinea sp. FACHB-141 genome:
GGCGTGGTGATCAGGATATTGGGCATGTTCTTGAGCTGCTTGGTCTTGCGCGCGGAACTGGTATCCCCCGTGCGCGACTCGACGGTAATGCCCCAGCCCATGGCCTCGATCGGGGCTTTGATTGCCTGCTCAATGTCCCGCGATAGGGCGCGCAGAGGGGTGATGTAGAGCAGTTGTAAGCCTGTGGTGGGGGTGGCGATCATTTCAGCGATCGCTCCCATTACCGCTGCATAGGTTTTACCCGACCCGGTGGGTACCTGCACTAGCCCGCTACGTCCATCGAGATAAGCTGCCCAGGTTTCAGCTTGAAAGGTGAGGGGTTGCCAGTCACGGGTGGCGAAGTACTGGGCAATAGGGACAAGGCGTGGGTCAGATGTCACAGGGCTATTGAGTGGAGATATTGGCATCATCCCAGTGTAAAGGGGGATAGCTGCTCAGACTATTGCAGGAACAATTGCCTTAGCACTCAGGAATGTTTAATGTATCAACTTTGACCTTACTTCATAAGGTTCTTTGAATTCTTGAGAGATCAGCCATCAACCAAAGGGAATAATGATTATTCAATAAGACAAGCCTCAATCGTTTTAAGGGGAGAAAATAAAGCATGTTTGACTATATAAAGATTGCAGAAAATGCTATCAGATCTATGCAAAAAGAATCGAATTCTGCGCCAGGTAAACCCCCTATATTTTGGAAAGGTATATTTATGACGGTGGAAGAAGCTGGGGCTGTAGTCAGGGCCTTGGAGACGCAAAAGGCTAAATATGCTAAACGCTATCGAAATACAGAGACTGGGTCAAGAATTACGGAAATTGCCTTTGACGGAACGGTTAAAGTATTGGATGCTACTGCAAAAGGGCTGAAAGCTAATCCTCTTACTGCTCTTGCTGGCTTAGTTGTAGGCGGCGTAGAGCAGAATGTTGAGGCATTAGGTGAAACAGTTTCCCACGGCATTGATGGCATCAACCAACAACGCAATTCTTCTCGGATTGCCGATATAGAAAACTGTATTAATGCACTTAATGAATTAATTAAAGAATCTATTGATTAAGTCTAAGAAGAGAGATTTTTGTTGGCAACAGTTGATTTCTGAATGTATCTAATCTCTGAAGTGGTGTCCCAGATGTTAGATAAGGGGTCTCACCCCTTATCTAACTGTTAAAGATTCATGTTGTAAGGCCTACTGTGTAATGAATTGAATAACGCTGCTGGAACTGGAATCTTTTGGTTGCCGTCTATCATCCTAGCTACCAGGTGTGCATTCTACTTTTGGCAGCTAACTCCTATGACTAATGCCAAGTCTATTTTCATCTCTTATCGTCGGCTAACTAGCATCGACATCACAGGGCGAATATATGACCGTTTAGTAGCTCATTTTGGCGAAAACAGCGTCTTTAAGGATATCGATTCAATTCCTTTTGGGGTGAATTTCCGTCACTATTTAGAGCAAGAGGTTAGCCATTGCCCCGTGCTGCTAGCAATCATTGACCCCCAGTGGTTAAGGGTTGCCGATGCCCACGGTAAGCCTAAATTGGCGAACCCCTCCGACTGGGTACGGGTGGAAATTGAGGCGGCTCTGCGACGCGATCGCCTCGTCATTCCGGTGCTGGTAAACGGGGCCACGCTTCCCGAAGATGCTGCCCTGCCCGAGGGGCTAAGGGGTTTAGTGCATCGCCAGAGCGCGGTGGTGCGCTGCGACCCCGACTTTCACCGCGATCTGGATCGGCTGATTCATCGCATTGAAGGCGTATTTAATAGTTTGGCTGTGATTAGTTCCCCGTCCTCGCCGCCGCCGCTTTCCAGCCCGATCAATCAGCAGACTGCTGCCCTGGCCACCGCTAATAAACCCGCTCAAGTGTCTAGCGCTCGGCCCATGGGGCGAAGACGTTGGCTACGCATGGCGGGTCTAGGGCTACTAGGCGGCGGCACGGCGATGGCGGTGCGTCAGCAGGTGCCAGCCCTACAGACCCTAGCCCCTGGGGATATTTCCCAGGCCATGCCCAGCCTGGCCACTCTACCCGATCGCCTTCAACAAGCCCTAGAGCAAGGGGAAGGCCCTACTGCGGAGCCACCAGACTTAGAACCCTCTGGTGTGGAGCCTCCTCTGGAACCTTCCGAGGTCGCGACTCCTGACCCAGAGGTGCCTACCCTTGAGGTAGCGGATTCGGGTGAGCTGTACAGCTATGAATCGGTGAGTGTCGACGAGTTTGGCATGGGGCGATCGCAGATTAAATTTTCCACCCCATCCCACAAAGCCCTGCGGTTAGAAACTCCGATTGGCCCGGTAACCCTGCGGCTGGTGTCAATTGTAGGGGGCCAGTTTGTGCTGGGTGCCCCCGACACCGAGCTGGGCCACGACCCCTCGCAGCCGCCCCAAACCATTGCCGCCGTAGATTCGTTTTGGATGAGT
Encoded proteins:
- a CDS encoding SUMF1/EgtB/PvdO family nonheme iron enzyme, which translates into the protein MTNAKSIFISYRRLTSIDITGRIYDRLVAHFGENSVFKDIDSIPFGVNFRHYLEQEVSHCPVLLAIIDPQWLRVADAHGKPKLANPSDWVRVEIEAALRRDRLVIPVLVNGATLPEDAALPEGLRGLVHRQSAVVRCDPDFHRDLDRLIHRIEGVFNSLAVISSPSSPPPLSSPINQQTAALATANKPAQVSSARPMGRRRWLRMAGLGLLGGGTAMAVRQQVPALQTLAPGDISQAMPSLATLPDRLQQALEQGEGPTAEPPDLEPSGVEPPLEPSEVATPDPEVPTLEVADSGELYSYESVSVDEFGMGRSQIKFSTPSHKALRLETPIGPVTLRLVSIVGGQFVLGAPDTELGHDPSQPPQTIAAVDSFWMSVHPITQGQWRAVALLPTVNRELDPNPAYFTGNDRPVEQVSWQDAVEFCDRLNQLIETHPDQPGLRRYRLPTETEWEYACRAKTTTPFHTGQTLTTDLANYNGTKPYCQEPVGQFRGTTTAVGAFGKANDFGLYDMHGNVLEWCSPNRDASSNDAWRVVRGGSWQSPPQQCRSAHRAGLKADTRSNEVGFRIVGEG